cctgacgacttcgtggctgcatccatgtaaacacacgtacgatttgtaattcataggtttgaaaactcgttctcgcccctactgtgcaatttggttaggaatacagccgagctaaactatcaagttgaaagtcatcatagtttgcttacccattttgacccagttcctaacccaactttaagaatagattaacggcgataatttttatatcgcccgataagattatcaaattaacgaacgccgttaacggcccaccactaatacatacatatataaataactgGTATTAATTACTTAACCAGGGTTAAAATCACAGAGATACTCTGGTAAGAATTACATTCAACCACCTCCTGTGTTAACCTAAACTGTTCAGAATAAATTTCTAAAGACAAAGCACAAACTCGCTTGTTTGttttagtttattattattattattattattttacatttcaatTAATGTTATTCTAAGACACTGTAATTTTACTTGGTTTAAAATTTAATTTGGGTGCAGAGAGGTTCTTGAAACATCCCCAATTTTCAGATATGCATAGGATACCTTCAATAGCAAATAGCTATTTTACTTTACATCAAGTATGATACTTGAAGCACTTTCTTGGTATTTTGTCTGATTGTGACCATTTAATATTTCCATTCAATAGATCCAAGTCTATTAAGAAGGATGACAAAGAACGTCGCAGAAGGAGTCCAAGTCCTCGTCCCACTAAAGTTTACTTGGGCCGATTAACCAGGAATGTCATTAAAGTATGAGCTTGACTTGCCTATATGAACTTAAACATCTCCTATAGTCACAAGGTTTTTGCCCTTGAGAGGTCATTGCCATCGTCACTTAATCATTTTCTCGTTCAGGAACATATCCAAGAGATCTTCTCCACCTATGGAAAGATCAAGATGATCGACATGCCAATGGACAGACTGCACCCCCATCTCTCCAAAGGCTACGCGTACGTGGAGTTTGAAACTGCAGACGAGGCAGAGAAGGCGCTCAGACACATGGATGGAGGTTGGTCAACACTGATGGTGTTCTTATCGTGGATGCTACAGAGAATTAAGCATGGAAGGCAAAGTAGTTCTTCACTATAGTGAATGTGTGCCCTGTGCAGGTCAAATCGATGGCCAGGAGATTACTGCCACAGCCGTCCTGGCCCCCAGGGTTCGCCCTCCTCCACGCCGACTCACCCCCCCACGTAGGatgcccccacctccacccatgtgGAGACGGACCCCACCCCGCATGAGGCGCAGGTTACTGCAGAATCCAACATACCATGCTGGTTTTGATGCTTAAGAGGAGAAATTGTACATTAATGAAGTTTCCTGACCTgagcatgacatttttttttaacaagcttTAGTTAAGCAGCAAGGTGACTTGGCGAGCAATACACTTTAACTGACTGCCTCTGCTTGCGGTCATAGGTCACGGTCTCCAAGGAGACGCTCTCCACCACGCCGCAGGACTCGCTCCCGATCTCCAGGCCGCCGCCGCCACAGATCTCGGTCCAGTTCCAACTCCTCACGTTAGACTGGCTGGTTGCCTCCATGGTCCCTCCTACATTCACTTGTCTTCTCTGCACCATGTACTGGCTGGAGTCCTTTTGAAGGAGAAAGCCCCCACCTATTTGTGGGTGCTGTTTGTTCCAAAACACTGagtgtttatttattaatatgttTGTTTGGTTATATTTACACCCTGTTTGCAAATATTCTTTGAATAGGAGTTGCTGGAGACTTGATGGCTTTGTGTAATGTAAATATTTGACTACCGTTTATTTTAAGTAATGTTATTTTAGTTGAGCTGCATAAATTTGTGTGCTTTAATGTAGACTGTGTCTAATCCAAGCATACAGTCCTGAATACATTAGCTCTGTACAGTCCTAAATAAATTATATTGGATGTCagtatttgtgtgtcttttcaactatattttgttacattttaaaatagcaTTAAATGATAATACAAGAAAACTAACATGTAGTTCATAAAAGGTTCTGGGATCCCACAGCACACatgtacactgaaaaaaatatgcCAACTTCCTCGATTTGTTCCATTTTGGAGCAAAACCAAACTGCTGTCGTACAGGCAGAATATTCACAATCGATCACTCAGACTTCTTACTACAGACTTTTGGCACTCATGCAAATATAGAATGATTCTTGGGTAGAAACCGTAGCCTGAATATTGTTCCCTCATGTAGCAGCTCTGCAAATATGGGAGCATATAATTACCACTCACACTAACCGCTATCTAAGTATTTTAACAGTAACGGTTCATGGCGAAAAATGAAAATATAAATAAGGCAATAACTTTTTTTATATACAAACCCAGCAATTGACATGACAGCGTTACATTCACAATGTAAATCAGGGAATGAAAGGTTACAGCTATAAATAAACGTAATAAAGTTTTAGTCTTTGGGCTGCTTGCGCTCCTCCTCGGGCTGGTCCATTAGGTCCCTGAAGCCGAGCTTCTCTAGAGGCTCCTTAGACATCAACTGCCTGAACAAGGATAATAAAACTTCGTGAGTAATAACAGCATCCACCGTGAGAGTAGGTCTGAGATTTTGTTCAAGAATCAAACTAATTGTAGACAATTACTGTATCTCTCCAGATAACTTACTTGTCCATTCTACATTGCAAGTATTCTTTGGACTGTATTCGACAGTGCGCATTGTCAAATTTATTGTTTCTGAGGCAACGCATAAACTCTTCTTTGAAAGATTTACATTCACctgcaaatacaaatacaagCGTCGGTAAGTTGCTAAATAGCCACTGTCCTAATTCAAGAATCTGAACTATGCTGACAAGTATTACAACACACGTAAATCTATACACAATTGTGCTGAACGAGCATACGGTCGGTAGCTGGCTAGCACGAGCGCGAGAGCGCGAGCCCAGCTGAGCACGGCTAAAAGGTTTTTACTGTTACCGAAATGATCTAATGGGAACGATCCTTTGTCAGGGGGACGGGGTTTGAATGATTTGGTTCCAAAATTCATCGCCGTCGACATTGTGGATTTTTCAGTGCTACAACTACATTTAACCGAAAAATGCGTTTGTTTTGAGATTGTAGTAACGCGAAGCAAGCCTCACAATCCGCGTAATGACTTATACTCatgaatgtcaaaataaaagtcaacgGCATATCCGCATGCTACATGGCAAGTTTGTGGCTTgttcaaaaaaaaattttataacCAATTTTATTCAAACTTTTCCGACCATGTAGATGATAGAGAAAACGAATAGGAATAAACGGCTATGTATTAAGTTTTCATTTATctaaataaattatataaatatattgaaATAGCTATAGCTCACCTTATCATTTGGTTACATGTTTATTGATATGAGTGACAGTTGAAAGAATTTAATTGGTTTTGTAAGAAGAAAAAATACCACTCTCTTAACCACTTTGTATCTTCTTTTAAGTGCTTAAtggtaaacttttttttttaactgaagCGTTTAACATTATTACACAAGATTTGGAAATATGAGACTAGAACCCCTTACTGTAAAGTGTTTGGATACCATTAAATGTaatgagtaaataaataaaataaaaagcatTAAAGCCCAAATTTTAAAGCCTAAGCCCATGCTAACAAAAATTTACGTTTACCGTTTAATGAATGAGAAGGTATTTTGACCATGAAATGTATCTCGTACATTTTTAGGAGAATAAACCTTTATTCATATTTACAATATGCAAACAGTATATACAATGACCTAATAAATTAAGTTTAACAAAGAATGTTTTCATTGTTTTGCAATCTGGCAGGTCCAGCTTGTTACATCGGGGTAGTATGCAAATTCCGTTCTAAAGGGGAAAACACAATGTTATCATCAGTCCAAGTCCGATTCATTTGAATAGCCTTTGCATGCATTTTCATATCAGCAGGCTGTATCAGATGCTAAGCCCTATTTGTGAAAATGATGCACAGTAATTTATGTTGCACTTCTAAGATGACTGAACTCACTCTCTTTTCTGTGGTTGTCCATTTCCACGACACAGCAGACCCTCCTCACACGGGCAGATCTGGTTGATGCTGAATGCCAGTCCTCCATCCGGCACGTAGCAGCTCTCGCCCAGTTCCAGCCGTCGCTTACACACCCTCTCACCATGACGGCGGGCACAGCACATCGAAACGCCACAATCCTTGTCTACTTTGCACCGGGCACCTGAGATCAAGGGTGAGGAAGGGACTGGTCTTAGACACCGACACGTGAGATTTATCCATTTAACATTATGAAGAAGAGAGTACTGCTTTTACCTTCCTGGCCTTCCGGGACTCTCCGGATGCACTGGCCAAACATGCAGCTAAGGCCACGCACGCACTGTGCGTCTCGCCGGCAGTAACCTCCTTCCCGCCGCAGCGGGACacagaggccgaaatggcggtCACAAGAGAAGCCCTTCCCGCAAGCGCGATCGTGGTCGCAAGCCACCTGGAATATGTGCACATTTGTGATTAAACAGGTAAACTGAGCAGAGACATCACCAGccaagcacagacaggctcagtGACACTTCTGTTTGTGCATAGCTGTACTAAACTCTCACATCATGGACCGTTTTCTCCTGCTTGCTTATGTCCTATTGTGTGCATCTTCATTACAGTCTAGGGGAGAATTATGTTTTAAAAGAGCTTGTGTCAGAAACACTTATCCCTTTCCCATTTCTTTATTGTAATTAATACTAGTTAAATATAATTAATAACATGTAGCTAATACATAATGTGTAAAGCATCTACCTTAATTCTATGCAATGAACAGATAACTTCCCAAACTCTATAATCTGTATAGACACAATGAGTAATATATACACAATGAGTAATATATACACAGTGAGTATCACACAGATTTTTCATTACCACATAAAGAACAACTGGATTCACAATTTGATTTCTGTTTAGTGATCTTTTGGGTAGAAATCGGCAAACAGCACCATCTGTTCTCGTCTGTTCTTAACATGCACAGAAAACATACCATGTCACTGTTGGGAACCGTCTCTATGTCCACATCTGCCGGTCCCACGTGGCCCTTCTCTTGCGGGCTGTAGGGCATTGACAGCATCCAGGCCCAGATCCGCGCGTGTACGGCcgacacgtacacgcacacacacaggacatgcAGGAGCCTCTGTGCCGTGCTCATTTCTGAATCTCACGCTGGTTGAAAGCTACAGGGAGTTAGCCTGACCTCCCAGATAACTAGAACTGCCTGATTCACCGGGCTGGCGCTGAGCCTGATTGTTGCTGCTGATTTCACGGAGCTGTAGTGCAAGCCAGTCAGCAGAAGTCGCTCGTCCTCCCTGTGATGTCCTCTGTCTGCACGGTGTCAGCGGTGTACCATTGTGCCTGTGTCCTCTGCCTTATATACGACTTTTTGTCGTATTTCTGTTTATTGAAGCCACAGGATGGGAGGAGGCAATTAGTCATCAATGGATTAGCAAATTTGTTTGCACCACCACTCGACCCCCCTGTGCTTAGGTAACAGTGGCAAATTTATCAGCTGGGGGGTAAAAGGGGGGGAGGATCTTTGTGCAAATAGACAGACAACAGGCTTCTGCAATGGGGCAAGACAATCACTTAACCtcaattcacacacacagacacacacacacacacacgcactatcCAGAGGACCGCTTGCTATTGACCTTAGCCGCCTGACTGAGTGTCCCTGGACAAACAGTCCCCCTCCATCCTTCCATGGACCCCCCATAGACCCCACATCTCCATGCTGGGACTAATTTGCAGAAGCACATTCCCCAGCCAACCCTGGCAATCCCATTAAACGTAATTATCATCAGCTATTAGCAGTACCCAACAGGGGCAGGAGGTAGATGGGCCAGGAGGcaattttttggtttgttttagcAGCAAAACAATCTATACTGATTTATGTGGAAGGGTAAACCTTCCTTAGGAATGTCAGCCAAATAATGCTGGAAAACTCATCACTTCATTTTGCTATGGTTCTTTCaattttgttttcctgtcttatCAATATTGCTTCACCACATCAAGAGCTTTAATCAAGTATACTTCTCACAGTTGTTATCAGTTATCATACTGTACAGCAATTATCATTTTCTCGAGCTGTTATTAGCCCGGCCTGGTATACCTTATTACTTTCAATCAGTTGATGAAGAgatcagcagtgacatgcagtCTCTGCATTGTTTAAGGCAACCAGGTGAGTGTTCAGATGAGTGTTCAGATGAGTGTTCCGCATTGCTCCCTCACTCTGATGCTTTTACACACTGCCTGCTGAATAACTGTGTTATAACTAATGCCTTTGGTTTATAACAATAGGAGAAATTGTGCTGGCTTCTGCTCTTCAAACTTAACCAAAGATCTCTTCTGCTAATGGTTCTGTATTGTTTATATCACCTGTCCAGCATGTTTTGGACCATGAAAACTGGGAGGAAATGCAGTTCCAGGGAAAACCTCTGAGCTGACGGGCCTTAAGGaacaaaacttttttttaagtgGGTGGATAAgatcacatcatcatcatcatcatcatcatcatcatcatcatcatcatcatcagcagcagcagcagcagcagcagcagcgttATGCACCAGTGTTATGCACCAGGTGTTATGCACCAGGCTTCACTCTGGGAGAATCGACATGTCTaccacattgtgtgtgtgtgtgtgtgtgtgtgtgtgtgtgtgtgtgtgtgtgtgtgtgtgtgtgtgtgtgtgtgtgtgtgtgtgtgtgtgaagggtatCTAGTTGGCCGGTCAATATCACGGCTACCATTCAGAAATCATGAATGTCTTCAAAATAGAAAATATCCACAATTTTATCTTGTTTACTAATAAGGTTCCTGACACTGTCAGTCTCCTCCTTTAGCTTTCAAAACAAATTTAATTGGTTGCCTCAATATAAAATGCATCCTGGATTTTAATGACacagaaacaataaaacacagcAGCAGTTTGTGGCTCTGTAAACAGTGCATGAATTTCGGAGGTGACAGGCATTTCCTGAGCAAACTGTGGAGAAGCCTGCCAACGATGGTGTAATCCAACACAGTTTATTTGAATGGACCGACAATGGCGTCCCACCATGGGACAATAAATCGATACAGCACATCTACGGAGCTGAGATGTTTACCTTCCCTGGTTAAGATGTCTCGGCTGATGACTACTTAGGTTATCACAGCAAGGGGTGTCCCAGGTAACAGAGCAGCAAGCATTACATCAGTGACTTCCAAATAACTTGTAGATTTAGCCATTGTAAAGCAGTTGGAATCTGTTGTGCTGACGAGTAGGCtaatgtgtgtattgtgtgtttgtttctaagTGTGCTTATGGGCCGTCAAGCCCTCCTACGTTATCTTTGTTGTCTTTGGCATGCAAACATGTGTTTAATTCCatacaaaataaatgtattagACCTAATGAAGACAGACTGATACGAGACCCAGCTCTCAAAGAATGTTTTTGAAAGTGTCgaaagtttcatgtgcaaaTTCATTATAAAGATTAATTTCATAATAATGAAAGTCATTGTAAAACAAACTTTAGCATATGTATTTGCTAAAGTGAAATttgctactctctctctctctctctctctctctctatctctcctcatATCCTACACATTGTAATGGGTGCCTAGTGTAGTAATGGCCAGTAATGGTCCTGATCTCATTTTAATCAATGTCTTGCTAAATACTCACAAACAAAGTTATCCAGACAATTAGAGGCCAGTAAACAACTGTCTAAGTCAATATAACACATCTACAATCCCTGCAGTGGATTAGTGATTTGTATGCATTTGTGCTAACAAGGAGGGCACAGAAGAGTGAAAAGACATTTTCTACACAACTAGGTGCATTTGTTGGTAACCCACTCTTATGCTCTTTCAGTTTAGTTCTGTGCAATAGTATTTTTTATACAAAAGTTTTATATCCTTTGAACTGAGTGTGTCAGTACTGGCATCATGTCATAGGAAATTTGGACTGTTGTGACCAACAATAATAGATGTGTAATGGAAACCACGCCATAGCGTTTGCAGAGCGAGAGGTGAAAGCACACAATGTCTCGCTGACGTAAAAAAGAAAATGGCAGGGCGACATCAGAAGGGCTTTCATCCATTGCTGGAAAACACAGACCCATACTCGTAAATAACGGCGCGGCTCGCGGGTCGTGTCAGTGATGTTATTTTGTAAGGATGATGTACCGGATGGTTAGGTTACGAGGGCTATCTCTCCATTTCCCACACCGTGTATTCCGTAAGAGCCAGCGAGCGACTTGGGAGCGACGTTACATTTTCAGCATCCAACTGATAATCCTAGAGCGACTAGCGTATTTATCGGTATGACAGCGTGTGTGCTCGTTGTGGCTCAGACCCATGACCACGGAGTTGCTCGCACTTTTTACCGGATGAGCTACAAGGCGTGGATGAGCTTCTCCATACTGTGTCCAATTCGTTTGTAATTGTTACTCTTTCATCAGCCGCATATTTTTGCTGTCTGGATTTACTTTCTCCAGGCACGAATCGTTCCCATTTGTCTTTTGCGGCCTCGCGCTTATGTGACAGGAAGTATGGCTTTCATGAACACTCCATAGGGCCTAAAGAGTTGCGAATTTCCTAATATTTCCCCTGTGATGTGCGTGGCTGCCTGGAGCACGGCGGCGCACGCCGTCTGGGGCTGGTTAGGGTGGGTGGATGACAACTCTGTGGGCTGCTGCCGGGAAAGACAGAGGAGGGGAGTGTAACTTTAACAATTACGGATGAATTTATTTTCAAAGCTTTAGTTACAACTTCCTACAGGAACGTGTTAAATAATGGTTTTAAATACTATTCTTGAAAATTTCACAGTGTTATAAGCAAACAATCATGcaaccaaacaaacaagtaAATAAAGATTATGACCTCACATTGTTGAGGTTACCTCTGATTATTGTGTGATTTTTGaatgattattatgattattatttttttcaccAAAAATCTATTAGACCTTCATAGTATTCTGTCATTTCTTATTCATTCCCTATATTCTGTTCCTAACATAACCTGCTTGTTAACATATTGAAGTTGATGTACTAAACTGCATTGGAAATGATGCATAAATATTCACAAAATTCAATTGAAAATGATAGGTAAATGAGggaaaaaatgttgcagtaTTACTCTAATGCCATAAGCATGTTATCAGACATTAAAAAACACATATTTTTAtaaatcatttaaataaagACGTTAATTAATATGTCAACATGTAGTGTGGCAGTAATTGTCTCTATTGGTTTAGAGTGGTATAAGTGTTATGTATGCTTTATGAAGTGCTCCAGGGGAGACACTGAAATCAAGTGCTGCTGAAGAATTGGTGTTGATGGGAatgtgtttcatttctccatgtCACCAGGATGCTACAGCCActaccctccacccctcaccatGTGGCCGTAACAACCACTGAGATAAACCATGCATGGACCTCGATGAGTGGAAGCAAAGACAGCAGATAATAACCCTTTCATTTACAAACAGGCCttcatgacacataatgcaTAACGGATTCTGCCGCATCTCATTTAGTGAGAgtgctctcccctccctctcgaTCCTGTTTCTAATAATGGCAGGATGAGTATGATTCCTGCTCTAATCAGAACCATGCTGCTCTGTTGGGTCGACGAGGAGAACTGTAGAGATGGGGCCAAGCCGGGCTGTGCCGGACTTCTCACCAATCGTAGTTTTGGCACCTGCAGCCACTTCTTGTCCTGCTTGGTCTGCCTGCtactgtgggggtgggggtggggattgGGGAGGTTGGGGAGGTTGGGGTCAAGGTCAATAACCAGACTACAGACCACCTTCTGGTCAGAGAACATAAAACAGATATTTTAGTGTCCCTGGACAACTGTGGGGGCTTTGCCACTTTACTCAGAATTGCATGCTGAAGATCGGATCTGAACTTGAGCTGTTCAGATCAAAGATCTGCCAGAGTTGTTTCACTTCAATGACTGCTGCGTGTTCCAATTACATAAGAAACCTTCATACAGCTGTCTTCAGCCGTCTATGCGGATCAAGTTTTGTGAATCATGGAATGGCTGCTCTCTGGGTCATCGTTGCCTCAGATGTCAGGCAtacaaatgtacaatgtcatCTGGACCTAAAGGGAAGACTGTGATTTCAAATGTAATTCTTATCCTCCCAGGGTCCCCTGCCATGTCAAATGAGCACCTTGTTGTTTGGACATGTTCTTGCTGAAGACTGTTACTTGCCATTGATGAGCAGGAACAGGCGATGCAGTCACTCTTCTCAAATTTGCTCCATTGTGATCCGACCTGGAACTGTTTGGGTTGTTTTACTGCTTTGTGAAGTCTCATAAAAAGCCCTTGGCCTCCTCCCTCCCAGTCAGCATGTTCTCTGGAACTGGGCATGCGAAAGAGGATTGTGTGACCTcatttctctcactccatcacagATCATGACCCATTTTCATACTGGCCCTATCCGGGTGTAAATATATTTCACCTCCCACTCACTCTTGCCTGTCCAAAATCTGCCATCTGACGTGTCCCCACAGCCTTGTCCACTACACGAGATCAAAGCGTCCATGTGTGTTGTCTCCTTATGTTGGTTCCAGACTAGTTTTCTCTGTTGTGACAGAAGTAAGTTTTAAGCGATAGAGAccttggggaggggggggagcaTTCTACAAATATAATTGCTGAGTAAATGAGGGACAAATCACACCAAAACACCTCACGCAGAACAAGCAGAAAATATGGAAGTCTGCCCATCAATACACTGTGGCCTGCCTGACAGACTCAGTGCCCCTCTCACAGCCCATCAATGTCTCAGATAagtttttatttctgttttttttttcatttcccAGATCTCAGATGTGGTGGGTAGATAAGCCAGCAATATTCGATGCCGACAGTTAGTTGGGTTTTATCCTTTTCTTTGTTGACTTAACTCATGAATTGGATTTGCTGTGACCACTAAGATGCTGGCAAAGTCTTGTCAGGATATCTCTTATTCTTCCAAGCTGTTAACTCACCACTGAAAAAAATGATAAAGACACACAGGATTTGCATCTGCATttttgaaagtgtgtgtgtgtgtgtgtgtgtgtgtgtgtgtgtgtgtgtgtgtgtgtgtgtgtgtgtgtgtgtgtgtgtgtgtgtgtgtgtgtgtgtgtgcgcgtgcacgcatatgtgtgtgtgcgcgtgcacgcatatgtgtgcatgtgtgtgggcgtgtgtgtgtgtgcatgtgtgtgtgggtgggcgtgtgtgtgtgtgtgtgtgtgtgtgtgtgtgtgtgtgtgtgtgtgtgtgtgtgtgtgtgtgtgtgtgtgtgtgcgcgcgcgcgcgagcatgtgtgcgtgtgtgttggcctgtgtgtgtgtgcatgtgtgtgtgtgtgtgggcgtgtgtgtgtgtgtgtgtgtgtgtgtgcgtgggtg
The genomic region above belongs to Brachyhypopomus gauderio isolate BG-103 chromosome 3, BGAUD_0.2, whole genome shotgun sequence and contains:
- the LOC143510605 gene encoding RNA-binding protein with serine-rich domain 1-like isoform X1 is translated as MAPSPTKRKDRPEVKAKERGKDKAGGKENADKERGREKARKLRSASSGSSSSSSSSSSGSSCGSSSGSSSSSASSRSGSSSSRSSSSSSSSGSPSPSRRRHDNRRRSRSKSKSIKKDDKERRRRSPSPRPTKVYLGRLTRNVIKEHIQEIFSTYGKIKMIDMPMDRLHPHLSKGYAYVEFETADEAEKALRHMDGGQIDGQEITATAVLAPRVRPPPRRLTPPRRMPPPPPMWRRTPPRMRRRSRSPRRRSPPRRRTRSRSPGRRRHRSRSSSNSSR
- the cox19 gene encoding cytochrome c oxidase assembly protein COX19; this encodes MSTAMNFGTKSFKPRPPDKGSFPLDHFGECKSFKEEFMRCLRNNKFDNAHCRIQSKEYLQCRMDKQLMSKEPLEKLGFRDLMDQPEEERKQPKD
- the LOC143510607 gene encoding U9-ctenitoxin-Pr1a-like; translation: MFGQCIRRVPEGQEGARCKVDKDCGVSMCCARRHGERVCKRRLELGESCYVPDGGLAFSINQICPCEEGLLCRGNGQPQKRETEFAYYPDVTSWTCQIAKQ